In Candidatus Margulisiibacteriota bacterium, the genomic window CAGGTCTTATGTTTTTGCCCCTTACCAATTGGTCAAAGACCATCGCACGGGATCCGAAACAGGCAATGTGGAAAAGGTGATTGACGGCCAGATAGACCAGTTCATAGAGGCCTATTTGAAGGCGCAACATTAACTGATATAATTGTTGCAGAAACAGCCGCAAAAAACCAGGAGGAAATAGAGATGGACAAAAAGATCGTTCTTTCGGAAAAAGACCTGCCGCAGAAATGGTATAACGTGATGGCCGAATTCCCGGGAGAACTTCCTCCTCCTTTAAATCCCGGGACCGGCAAACCGCTGGGACCGCAGGACCTTGCTCCGATATTCCCAATGTCGCTTATCATGCAGGAGATGAGCCCCGACAGGTGGACAGAGATACCTGACGATATCAGGAACGTTTTAAAGATCTGGAGACCGACGCCTCTTGTAAGGGCACTGGAACTTGAAAAAGCTCTCAAGACAAATTCAAGGATATACTTCAAGAATGAAAGTGTAAGCGTAGCCGGCAGCCATAAGCTTAATACGGCAATAGCCCAGGTCTATTACAATAAGACGGAAGGGGTAAAGAGGATAGCCACGGAAACAGGAGCGGGACAATGGGGCTCCTCCCTTGCCTTTGCGTGTGG contains:
- a CDS encoding pyridoxal-phosphate dependent enzyme encodes the protein MDKKIVLSEKDLPQKWYNVMAEFPGELPPPLNPGTGKPLGPQDLAPIFPMSLIMQEMSPDRWTEIPDDIRNVLKIWRPTPLVRALELEKALKTNSRIYFKNESVSVAGSHKLNTAIAQVYYNKTEGVKRIATETGAGQWGSSLAFACG